A single genomic interval of Macadamia integrifolia cultivar HAES 741 chromosome 6, SCU_Mint_v3, whole genome shotgun sequence harbors:
- the LOC122081651 gene encoding cellulose synthase-like protein D3, with protein sequence MASKKFQPSRSSLSDTSEPQQGRPPPLPAHVTFARRTSSGRYVSYSRESNDLDSEVGSTDQYMNYTVHIPPTPDNQPMDPSISQKVEEQYVSSSLFTGGFNSVTRAHLMDKVIESEANHPQMAGAKGSSCAVPGCDGKVMSDERGQDILPCECDFKICRDCYIDAVKMGGAVCPGCKDPYKSTDLDELAADNGQPLSLPPPAGMSKMERRLSLMKSTKSMLMRSETRDFDHNRWLFETKGTYGYGNAIWPQEGNFSDDKDDGAREHAELMSKPWKPLTRKLKIPAAVISPYRLLIAARLIALVLFLWWRVVYINVDAVWLWGMSVVCEIWFAFSWLLDQLPKLNPVNRSTDLAVLKEKFETPGPHNPTGKSDLPGIDVFVSTADPEKEPPLVTANTILSILAADYPVEKLSCYVSDDGGALLTFEAMAEAASFANVWVPFCRKHDIEPRNPESYFNLKRDPYKNKVRTDFVKDRRRVKREYDEFKVRINGLPDSIRRRSDAYHAREEIKAMKLQRQNARDDDLAEPVKVQKATWMADGTHWPGTWLHPGIEHSKGDHAGIIQVMLKPPSDEPLQGTADETKLIDLTDVDIRLPLLVYVSREKRPGYDHNKKAGAMNALVRASAIMSNGPFILNLDCDHYIYNSQAMREGMCFMMDRGGDRLCYVQFPQRFEGIDPSDRYANHNTVFFDVNMRALDGLQGPVYVGTGCLFRRIALYGFDPPRSKEHTSGCCSCCSGRKRKASVANTPEENRALRMGDDDDDEMNLALFPKKFGNSSILVDSIPVAEFQGRPLADHPAVKNGRPPGALTIPRDLLDASTVAEAISVISCWYEDKTEWGNRVGWIYGSVTEDVVTGYRMHNRGWKSVYCVTKRDAFRGSAPINLTDRLHQVLRWATGSVEIFFSRNNALLASSKMKFLQRIAYLNVGLYPFTSIFLIVYCFLPALSLFSGQFIVQTLNATFLVLLLIITLTLCMLAILEIRWSGIELEEWWRNEQFWLIGGTSAHLAAVLQGLLKVIAGIEISFTLTSKSGGDDVDDEYADLYIVKWTSLMIPPITIIMVNLIAIAVGFSRTIYSTIPQWSKLIGGVFFSFWVLAHLYPFAKGLMGRRGSTPTIVYVWSGLIAITISLLWVAISPPSGTTTIGTGFTFP encoded by the exons ATGGCGTCCAAAAAGTTCCAGCCTAGCCGGTCGAGTCTATCTGATACTTCTGAACCACAGCAGGGGAGGCCGCCTCCTCTTCCAGCGCATGTGACTTTTGCTCGGAGGACTTCGTCGGGTCGCTATGTTAGCTACTCGAGGGAGTCGAATGACCTTGATAGTGAAGTTGGTAGTACTGATCAATACATGAACTACACGGTGCACATACCACCAACTCCTGATAATCAGCCCATGGATCCATCCATCTCACAGAAGGTTGAAGAGCAGTATGTGTCAAGTTCTCTTTTCACTGGTGGGTTCAACAGTGTCACTCGAGCTCATCTCATGGATAAGGTGATTGAATCTGAAGCAAACCATCCCCAGATGGCTGGTGCCAAAGGATCATCGTGTGCTGTACCTGGGTGTGATGGAAAAGTCATGAGTGATGAGCGAGGACAAGACATCCTTCCCTGTGAATGTGATTTTAAGATCTGCAGGGATTGCTATATAGATGCTGTAAAGATGGGTGGTGCAGTATGCCCTGGGTGCAAGGACCCATATAAGTCTACAGATTTAGATGAATTAGCTGCTGATAATGGCCAGCCGCTATCATTGCCACCACCGGCAGGGATGTCCAAGATGGAAAGGAGGTTGTCTTTGATGAAATCAACCAAGTCGATGTTAATGAGGAGCGAGACTCGGGACTTTGATCATAACCGTTGGCTGTTTGAAACCAAGGGGACATATGGGTACGGGAATGCTATATGGCCTCAGGAGGGAAATTTTTCGGATGACAAGGATGATGGGGCTCGTGAGCATGCAGAACTGATGAGTAAACCTTGGAAGCCACTTACGCGCAAACTGAAGATCCCTGCCGCGGTTATTAGCCCGTATAG GCTTCTAATTGCTGCTCGATTGATTGCACTTGTTCTGTTTCTGTGGTGGAGGGTTGTATACATAAATGTGGATGCAGTCTGGCTATGGGGTATGTCTGTGGTATGCGAGATCTGGTTTGCCTTTTCTTGGCTACTTGATCAGCTGCCAAAGCTCAATCCTGTTAACCGTTCCACAGATCTTGCTGTGctgaaagagaaatttgaaacACCTGGCCCCCACAATCCGACTGGAAAATCTGATCTCCCAGGCATAGATGTCTTTGTCTCTACTGCAGATCCTGAGAAGGAGCCACCTTTAGTCACTGCAAACACCATCCTCTCAATTCTTGCAGCTGACTACCCTGTTGAAAAGCTTTCTTGCTATGTTTCTGATGATGGTGGTGCTCTTCTTACCTTTGAGGCCATGGCCGAAGCAGCAAGTTTTGCCAATGTGTGGGTTCCATTCTGCCGGAAACATGACATTGAACCCAGGAACCCAGAGTCTTACTTTAATCTGAAGAGAGATCCTTATAAGAACAAGGTGCGCACTGATTTTGTCAAGGACCGCAGAAGAGTGAAACGTGAGTATGATGAGTTCAAGGTCCGGATTAATGGCCTTCCTGATTCTATCCGGCGCCGTTCTGATGCCTATCATGCTCGGGAGGAGATCAAAGCTATGAAGCTGCAGAGACAAAATGCAAGAGATGATGATCTTGCAGAGCCTGTGAAAGTCCAGAAAGCTACTTGGATGGCTGATGGAACACACTGGCCTGGCACTTGGTTGCATCCTGGGATAGAGCACTCAAAAGGTGATCATGCTGGTATCATACAG GTGATGTTGAAGCCTCCCAGTGATGAACCATTACAAGGCACTGCAGATGAGACCAAGCTCATTGATCTCACTGATGTGGATATCCGTCTTCCCTTGCTTGTCTATGTTTCCCGTGAGAAACGGCCGGGATATGATCACAACAAGAAGGCCGGGGCCATGAATGCTCTTGTCCGGGCCTCTGCGATTATGTCCAATGGCCCCTTCATCCTCAACCTCGATTGTGACCACTACATCTACAATTCCCAGGCAATGAGAGAAGGCATGTGCTTCATGATGGACCGTGGTGGTGATCGCCTTTGTTATGTCCAATTCCCCCAGAGGTTTGAGGGTATTGACCCCTCTGATCGATATGCCAACCATAATACTGTTTTCTTTGATGTTAACATGCGAGCCCTTGATGGTCTTCAGGGTCCTGTATATGTGGGAACTGGATGCCTTTTCCGCAGGATTGCCCTCTATGGCTTTGACCCACCTCGATCAAAAGAACACACCTCTGGTTGCTGTAGCTGCTGTTCGGGCCGCAAACGGAAGGCATCGGTTGCCAATACCCCTGAAGAGAACCGGGCCCTTCGAAtgggagatgatgatgatgatgaaatgaACCTTGCTTTGTTTCCCAAAAAGTTTGGCAACTCTTCTATCCTCGTGGATTCAATCCCAGTTGCAGAATTCCAAGGTCGTCCCCTTGCTGATCACCCAGCTGTGAAGAATGGACGTCCACCAGGTGCTCTGACAATCCCTCGTGATCTTCTTGATGCTTCTACCGTTGCAGAGGCAATCAGTGTCATCTCTTGCTGGTATGAGGATAAGACTGAGTGGGGCAACCGTGTTGGGTGGATTTATGGGTCTGTGACGGAAGACGTTGTAACAGGATATCGGATGCACAACAGAGGATGGAAATCTGTTTATTGTGTGACCAAGCGTGATGCTTTCCGAGGCTCAGCCCCAATCAATCTCACTGATCGGCTTCACCAGGTCCTCCGGTGGGCCACTGGTTCTGTTGAGATATTCTTCTCTCGTAATAATGCCCTTCTGGCCAGCTCGAAAATGAAATTTCTGCAGAGGATTGCCTACCTCAACGTCGGGCTCTATCCCTTCACCTCTATCTTTCTCATTGTTTACTGTTTCCTTCCAgcactctccctcttctctGGCCAGTTCATTGTGCAGACCCTCAATGCTACATTCCTTGTTCTGCTGCTGATCATCACTTTAACCCTTTGCATGCTTGCCATACTGGAGATCAGGTGGTCAGGTATTGAGCTAGAGGAATGGTGGAGGAATGAGCAGTTCTGGCTAAttggaggcacaagtgctcacCTTGCTGCTGTACTTCAGGGGCTACTGAAAGTAATTGCTGGGATTGAGATTTCATTCACATTGACATCCAAGTCAGGTGGTGATGACGTTGATGATGAATATGCTGACCTCTATATTGTCAAGTGGACATCCCTTATGATTCCACCCATCACAATCATTATGGTGAACTTGATCGCAATCGCGGTTGGCTTCAGCAGGACCATTTATAGTACCATACCACAATGGAGCAAATTGATAGGTGGGGTTTTCTTCAGCTTCTGGGTCTTGGCACATCTTTACCCTTTCGCCAAAGGTTTgatgggaagaagaggaagcacACCCACAATCGTGTATGTCTGGTCAGGCCTCATTGCAATCACCATATCCCTCCTCTGGGTGGCAATCAGCCCACCTTCTGGCACCACTACCATTGGAACGGGGTTCACATTCCCTTGA